The Mytilus edulis chromosome 12, xbMytEdul2.2, whole genome shotgun sequence genome contains a region encoding:
- the LOC139499557 gene encoding neuralized-like protein 4, producing MWKFDRLCGENISFDNNCTTAKRQNPIDTYGYGICFTNTPLVICEVFEIQVDKIVTKWNSAVCLGVTTHIPHNLTKIGYGLLLKESWLLHGSSLWENGNDIGPYSLKINDVQVGDKLGMMIAPDSTLNFYLNRIDNGKAFCNLPEDVYGVVDVYGNCCEVSIINQAKSATEAQVAITKAPNFSGRPAEWNVQTVCDFIESIPECAPYVAKFQSERINGAALLELDKKDLKDFFEMPLGLAVNVCSHLKKYEEKKLDNLHLP from the exons ATGTGGAAGTTTGATCGACTCTGTGgtgaaaatatttcttttgataaCAATTGTACCACTGCAAAGAGACAAAATCCAATCGATACATATGGTTATGGTATTTGTTTTACCAACACACCATTAGTGATTTGTGAAGTGTTTGAAATACAAGTAGACAAAATTGTTACGAAATGGAATTCAGCTGTTTGCTTAG GTGTGACGACACATATACCACATAATCTAACGAAAATCGGCTATGGATTACTTTTAAAAGAAAGCTGGCTATTACA TGGATCAAGTTTATGGGAAAATGGAAATGATATTGGACCTTATTCGTTGAAAATCAATGATGTACAAGTCGGGGATAAACTTGGTATGATGATTGCTCCAGACAGTACTCTCAACTTTTACTTAAATCGTATCGACAATGGAAAAGCTTTTTGTAACTTACCTGAAG ATGTTTATGGTGTCGTTGACGTTTATGGAAATTGTTGTGAAGTTTCTATCATTAACCAAG CAAAATCTGCTACAGAAGCACAGGTGGCAATAACAAAAGCACCTAATTTCAGCGGACGACCAGCAGAATGGAAT GTGCAAACAGTTTGTGATTTCATAGAGTCGATCCCGGAGTGTGCCCCATATGTTGCGAAATTCCAATCAGAGCGCATCAATGGGGCTGCCTTATTAGAATTAGACAAAAAGGATCTTAAAGATTTTTTTGAGATGCCTTTAGGATTAGCCGTTAACGTTTGTTCGCATTTGAAGAAGtacgaagaaaaaaaattagataatCTCCATTTGCCTTAA